One genomic window of Odocoileus virginianus isolate 20LAN1187 ecotype Illinois chromosome 8, Ovbor_1.2, whole genome shotgun sequence includes the following:
- the GPR18 gene encoding N-arachidonyl glycine receptor, with product MTTPQSQTQPDLPIDPHPDEYKIAALVFYSCIFIIGLFVNVTALWVFSCTTKKRTTVTIYMMNVALLDLIFIMSLPFRMFYYAKGEWPFGEYFCQILGALTVFYPSIALWLLAFISADRYMAIVQPKYAKELKNTCKAVMACVGVWIMTLTTTIPLLLLYEDPDTASSTPATCLKISDIIYLKAINALNFTRLVFFFLIPLFIMIGCYLVIIHSLLHGKTSKLKPKVKEKSIRIIITLMVQVLVCFMPFHICFAFLMLGGDENSYNPWGAFTTFLMNLSTCLDVILYYIVSKQFQARVISVMLYRNYLRSVRRKSFRSGSLRSLSNVNSEML from the coding sequence ATGACCACTCCTCAGAGTCAAACGCAACCTGACCTTCCTATTGACCCACATCCAGATGAATACAAGATTGCAGCCCTCGTCTTCTACAGCTGCATCTTCATCATTGGATTATTTGTTAATGTCACTGCCTTATGGGTTTTCAGTTGTACCACCAAGAAGAGAACCACTGTGACCATCTATATGATGAACGTGGCACTACTGGACTTGATATTTATAATGAGCCTACCCTTTCGGATGTTTTATTATGCAAAAGGTGAATGGCCTTTTGGAGAGTACTTTTGCCAGATTCTTGGGGCTCTCACAGTCTTTTACCCAAGTATTGCTCTGTGGCTTCTTGCTTTTATTAGTGCCGACAGATACATGGCCATCGTACAGCCAAAATATGCCAAGGAACTCAAAAACACGTGCAAGGCCGTGATGGCATGTGTGGGCGTCTGGATAATGACCCTGACCACCACCATCCCCCTCCTGCTGCTCTATGAAGATCCAGACACAGCCTCCTCCACCCCCGCCACCTGCCTCAAGATTTCTGACATCATTTACTTAAAAGCTATTAACGCGCTGAACTTCACTCGactggtattttttttcctgattcctCTGTTCATCATGATTGGGTGCTACTTGGTCATTATCCATAGTCTTCTTCACGGTAAGACCTCTAAGCTGAAGCCAAAGGTCAAAGAGAAGTCGATCCGGATTATCATCACGCTGATGGTGCAGGTGCTGGTCTGCTTCATGCCCTTCCACATCTGCTTTgctttcctgatgctgggaggggatGAGAACAGCTACAACCCCTGGGGAGCCTTCACCACCTTCCTCATGAACCTCAGCACTTGTCTGGACGTGATTCTCTACTACATCGTTTCGAAACAATTTCAGGCTCGAGTCATTAGCGTCATGCTCTACCGTAATTACCTTCGGAGCGTACGCAGAAAGAGCTTCCGCTCAGGTAGCTTACGGTCACTAAGCAACGTAAACAGTGAAATGCTATGA